A single region of the Corticium candelabrum chromosome 15, ooCorCand1.1, whole genome shotgun sequence genome encodes:
- the LOC134190611 gene encoding LIM/homeobox protein lim-6-like: protein MVGDMSQPTCSGCGIPIQDRFLLKVMEQTWHEHCLQCCVCGVQLFGSCFYRNGRFFCRHDYQRMFATKCTNCGEGILSSELVMRARGSVYHLHCFNCCICRRQLQKGEEYVLHNNQLFCKHDYHNISQIQEASDPGPGPGALHHPPMLQGSYSEFFPMQHTQLHPMPQPRPSFRRDQMPTFGFQAPAPKRPRTILTATQRHLFKSIFEQNPKPCRKVRERLSQDTGLSVRVVQVWFQNQRAKVKKTERKKEGRSESASSVPSGAEGSPAKSDDPKPEVVMSSEDSSGDLTTQADSPVSLQLQSPLQAMSTASQSAPGISDASIAMTGGVSMPQQSVGGFLAEASRVEDTRTSHSGDDPLQMLHSMQSHYFDRS from the exons A TGGTAGGCGACATGAGCCAGCCGACTTGCAGCGGGTGCGGAATTCCCATCCAAGATCGGTTCCTTCTCAAGGTCATGGAGCAGACGTGGCACGAGCATTGTCTGCAGTGCTGCGTCTGCGGTGTGCAACTATTCGGCAGCTGCTTCTATAGGAATGGACGCTTCTTCTGTCGACATGACTATCAGAG AATGTTTGCGACCAAGTGCACGAACTGTGGAGAGGGCATTTTGTCATCTGAGCTTGTCATGAGAGCAAGAGGTAGTGTGTACCACCTGCATTGCTTCAACTGTTGTATATGTCGTCGCCAACTTCAGAAGGGAGAGGAATACGTGCTTCACAACAACCAATTATTCTGCAAGCACGACTATCACAATATCTCACAAATTCAGGAAGCTAGTGATCCAG GACCTGGGCCGGGGGCTCTACATCATCCACCTATGCTTCAAGGATCCTACTCGGAGTTCTTTCCTATGCAGCATACACAGTTACATCCTATGCCTCAACCTAGGCCATCTTTCAGACGAGACCAGATGCCAACGTTTGGATTCCAAGCTCCAGCTCCCAAAAGACCTCGAACTATACTCACAGCTACACAGAGACACCTCTTCAAGTCAATCTTTGAGCAGAATCCCAAGCCATGTAGAAAA GTCAGAGAAAGACTCTCCCAAGACACAGGATTGAGCGTTCGTGTAGTCCAAGTATGGTTTCAAAACCAACGAGCTAAA GTAAAAAAGACCGAGAGAAAGAAAGAGGGACGGTCAGAATCAGCATCGTCGGTTCCCAGCGGAGCCGAAGGCTCCCCAGCCAAGTCAGACGACCCGAAACCCG AAGTCGTCATGAGCTCTGAAGACAGTTCTGGTGATCTGACGACGCAGGCGGACAGTCCGGTGTCTCTCCAGTTGCAGTCACCTCTGCAGGCGATGAGCACAGCTTCACAGAGCGCGCCCGGCATTAGCGATGCTTCGATCGCAATGACAGGAGGCGTCTCTATGCCTCAGCAGTCTGTCGGCGGTTTCCTAGCGGAGGCGAGTCGCGTAGAAGACACGAGAACTTCGCATTCCGGCGACGATCCCTTGCAAATGCTCCACTCCATGCAATCACATTACTTTGATCGTTCTTGA
- the LOC134190610 gene encoding LIM/homeobox protein Lhx3-like isoform X1, which translates to MDETEGEETGLEGEDTTKPQSCAGCSRPIRGRYVYKVLEKTWHAGCVCCHDCRLPLSEKCYCRDELLFCKDHFYRRYGIKCTACGEGIPPTTLVRRAIDNVYHMHCFKCNTCERQLETGDEFFLMEDGKVVCKEDQEKAKDPDDAEFTVKRPRTSISTEQKDALKVVYAKNTRPTRTVREDLARATGLPARVVQVWFQNKRAKERRCQKETFELTKARQGSSKLKREGKSKTKSRTVSKRPRTTETQSSVSETEQHQGGSLIDSEDVEVSTKQCQELLSTLPELVEQVLPEIALDIQPEYSVYSQEVAVSPRLNWYTESSTKSHGEEGKQGNMSETTSLTSVGGVTDSRLCSRLSQPVGSDTSVTRSDCLVGQATSQAAPLLSFRTLERRPAHTSLPATCAVSSSTAAGVYFIAAAPISTTSSQYH; encoded by the exons ATGGATGAAACCGAAG GAGAGGAGACCGGACTGGAAGGCGAAGACACCACAAAACCACAGTCGTGTGCCGGCTGCTCGCGTCCAATACGCGGCCGATACGTCTACAAAGTCCTGGAGAAAACCTGGCATGCCGGTTGCGTCTGCTGCCATGACTGTCGACTCCCACTCAGTGAGAAATGCTATTGTCGTGACGAGCTGCTGTTTTGTAAAGACCACTTCTACAG GAGATATGGAATAAAGTGTACCGCGTGTGGAGAAGGAATACCGCCTACTACACTAGTCAGGAGAGCCATCGATAATGTCTATCATATGCACTGTTTCAAGTGTAATACATGTGAAAGACAACTTGAGACTGGAGACGAATTCTTCTTGATGGAGGATGGTAAAGTTGTCTGCAAGGAAGACCAAGAAAAGGCTAAAG ATCCTGATGATGCCGAATTTACTGTAAAACGTCCTAGAACAAGCATATCTACCGAACAAAAAGATGCGTTGAAAGTCGTCTATGCTAAGAATACTAGACCAACTCGAACAGTCAGAGAAGACCTTGCTAGAGCAACAGGACTCCCTGCAAGAGTTGTACAAGTCTGGTTTCAAAATAAGAGAGCAAAGGAAAGACGATGTCAGAAAGAAACATTTGAATTGACTAAGGCTAGACAAGGAAGCTCAAAGTTAAAGAGAGAAGGGAAAAGCAAGACAAAATCGCGAACAGTATCCAAACGACCAAG AACCACTGAGACACAATCTTCAGTATCAGAGACAGAACAACACCAAG GCGGCAGTCTAATAGACTCTGAAGACGTTGAAGTCTCTACAAAACAATGTCAAGAACTTTTATCAACATTGCCAGAGCTGGTCGAACAGGTTTTACCTGAAATAGCTCTTGACATTCAACCTGAGTACAGTGTGTACTCCCAAGAAGTAGCTGTTTCTCCTCGGCTCAATTGGTACACAGAGTCTTCCACCAAATCACACGGTGAGGAAGGAAAGCAAGGAAACATGTCCGAGACTACTAGCCTGACGTCCGTGGGAGGTGTCACCGATTCCAGATTGTGCTCAAGACTTTCTCAACCAGTTGGCTCTGACACTTCTGTGACTAGATCGGATTGTCTAGTCGGGCAAGCTACGTCGCAAGCAGCACCCTTGCTCTCTTTTCGGACGTTAGAACGACGTCCGGCTCATACTTCTCTGCCGGCTACTTGTGCTGTGTCGAGTTCAACCGCAGCAGGTGTGTATTTCATAGCAGCAGCGCCCATTTCTACTACCTCCAGTCAGTATCATTGA
- the LOC134190614 gene encoding LIM domain only protein 3-like — MSGGSFVCAGCGTGIEDRYLLFSLDRYWHQGCLRCSCCHTALAAEGSTCYVKADQILCKKDYLRLYGRNGVCSLCAQSIPASEMVMRCRDRVYHVGCFQCGYCRRPLTTGDRYYLVGGQLVCETDFEARRQAGQTVQLPQNPIAVVTCTHQQLL, encoded by the exons ATGAGCGGTGGGAGTTTCGTCTGTGCTGGATGCGGCACCGGCATCGAAGACCGCTATCTACTGTTTTCACTGGACAGATACTGGCACCAGGGATGCCTCCGCTGCAGCTGTTGTCACACAGCATTAGCCGCCGAAGGATCGACCTGCTACGTGAAGGCAGACCAGATCCTATGCAAGAAAGACTATCTCAG ATTATATGGACGCAATGGGGTGTGCTCGCTGTGCGCTCAGAGTATACCGGCGTCTGAGATGGTGATGCGTTGCCGAGACCGCGTGTATCATGTCGGGTGCTTCCAGTGCGGATACTGTCGTCGACCGTTGACGACGGGTGATAGGTATTATCTGGTAGGCGGTCAACTGGTGTGCGAAACGGACTTCGAGGCGAGAAGACAGGCCGGACAGACGGTGCAGCTGCCACAGAATCCCATCGCTGTCGTCACGTGCACTCATCAACAGCTGTTGTAA
- the LOC134191017 gene encoding GTPase-activating Rap/Ran-GAP domain-like protein 3, with product MDEREYEFSGSPQSRNRHISGRSLLHTRSLSSSIEALESCVSPSRRNSPGMSRKAYGSVEELLSLDISGERKRHRFRVESFSMSEDGDQVVDRCSHTAPYLENPEYETRWYFKYFLGRAHQNFLGSDENKNPFFLSVVATDADNHGTMQHRCILWHKSGNQRLCLPLTPGKSLNYKTILQKWGKTKFEKTPRELVSPAIQKDLLTLEEQEGAVNFKFGVLYCKERQTAETEMFSNETGSEQFGKFLDLLGDVIQLQDWDRFRGGLDVKTNTTGTQSVYTVYKGHEIMFHVSTMLPFSRDNPQQVERKRHIGNDICVIVFCEGKYPSFQPSSIKSKFIHVFAVVSYDKEEDGYRLQMYSAESVPLFGPALPNLGVFKDHIGFRELLLAKLMNGEKAAYGTPIFKDKRERTLDLLIRNLEKDYDAMMAPRRSLLILPETLSPRIQRRKVQARVTEFQQIGQDLKLKKIMKGDHPTSLQTSSLFKKDPWEPQLLSAEIFSHDIVCGDSWGDQVVIASSDGVFILYEDHYYPLINKMITVQQLTVCESHDVMVFRGGNASGKERYVYVFRTSELNIVDSPLLVKSECRSHRIQRTKGCHLFACSPSESEIFQLAVAVKNKVQIYQWGNSNRLSTASDMELNASDVLSFIREVSLADVPCVMTMIHDFEGSQKYKMCFGYKQQFDLVSDDGDDRTVLYEIKSGSKVIPVSAVDLYEETHAEVVLTYGHNSLHRSLSTVEDIPDVEIKWNHAPSAIACAFPYMMGFSSSSIEIRLAINGSLVHTLKMPDIRLISAKNDLIFCSSASGIKGSPPCSHKPKFGSPSRFGRMRTAVSVASLVPLPSDSTENFIYRISADTLAGITSAPRSPTVNSPTLTPPPLSPLVPLVTGAPQVQISRLASLKRVRGARRQTDSVYKSLEELELALSELESIDLKTPTSPVAPTFLSCSPLQ from the exons ATGGATGAGCGAGAATACGAATTCAGTGGGTCTCCGCAGAGTCGGAATCGGCACATCTCTGGTCGCTCGTTACTTCACACGCGCAGCCTGAG CTCGTCGATCGAGGCTCTCGAATCTTGTGTGTCGCCGTCAAGACGAAACAGTCCGGGAATGAGCAGGAAAGCATATGGGTCGGTGGAAGAG CTATTGTCTCTCGACATAAGCGGAGAGAGGAAAAGACACCGGTTTCGTGTCGAGTCGTTTTCGATGAGCGAGGACGGTGACCAG GTGGTCGACCGTTGCTCTCACACGGCGCCCTATCTCGAGAACCCCGAGTACGAGACTCGTTGGTACTTCAAGTACTTTCTTGGACGTG CGCATCAGAACTTTCTCGGCTCGGACGAGAACAAGAATCCTTTCTTTCTATCCGTCGTCGCTACGGATGCGGACAACCACGGAACGATGCAGCATCGGTGCATCTTGTGGCATAAAAGTGGCAATCAGAGACTATGCCTGCCGTTGACACCCGGAAAGTCACTCAACTACAAGACCATTTTGCA GAAGTGGGGCAAGACGAAGTTTGAGAAGACACCGAGAGAGCTAGTGAGCCCGGCCATTCAGAAG GATCTCCTCACGCTGGAGGAACAAGAG GGAGCCGTGAACTTCAAGTTTGGAGTCTTGTATTGCAAGGAAAGGCAGACTGCTGAGACAGAGATGTTTAGTAACG AGACTGGCAGTGAACAGTTTGGTAAATTTCTCGATCTCCTGGGAGATGTAATCCAGTTACAGGACTGGGACAGATTCAGAGGCGGCTTAGATGTCAAAA CAAATACCACTGGCACACAGTCCGTTTACACTGTGTATAAAGGACATGAGATCATGTTCCACGTATCCACCATGTTGCCATTCTCCCGTGACAATCCACAGCAG GTGGAGAGGAAGCGACACATTGGTAATGACATATGTGTTATTGTCTTCTGTGAGGGAAAGTATCCATCCTTTCAGCCATCATCTATAAAATCCAAATTTATTC ATGTTTTTGCTGTGGTCTCCTACGATAAGGAAGAAGATGGATACAG GCTTCAGATGTACTCGGCTGAGAGCGTGCCTCTGTTTGGACCCGCTCTTCCCAACTTAGGAGTTTTCAAAGATCACATTGGATTCCGGGAATTATTACTTGCTAAAT TGATGAATGGCGAAAAAGCAGCATATGGAACTCCAATATTCAAAGACAAACGAGAAAGGACTCTTGACTTGCTTATTAGAAATCTGGAAAAGGATTATGACGCCATGATG GCTCCTAGACGATCTCTGCTGATCTTGCCTGAGACGTTATCGCCTCGAATTCAAAGAAGGAAGGTACAAGCTCGAGTGACTGAGTTTCAGCAAATCGGCCAA GACTTGAAGCTGAAGAAGATCATGAAGGGAGATCATCCAACAAGCTTGCAAACGTCCAGTCTCTTCAAGAAAGAT CCTTGGGAGCCACAGCTGCTGTCAGCAGAAATATTTTCTCATGACATCGTTTGTGGAGATTCATGGG GAGATCAGGTCGTGATTGCATCCAGTGATGGCGTGTTTATACTCTATG AGGATCATTACTATCCGCTTATCAATAAGATGATTACTGTACAACAGCTCACTGTGTGCGAATCCCATGATGTGATGGTTTTCAGAGGGGGGAACGCTTCAG GAAAGGAAAGATACGTGTATGTTTTCAGAACATCGGAGCTGAATATTGTTGACTCTCCTTTATTGGTAAAATCAGAATGCAGAAGCCATCGTATACAAAGAACAAAAG GATGTcacttgtttgcttgtagccCTTCAGAATCTGAGATCTTTCAGTTGGCTGTGGCAGTCAAGAATAAAGTTCAAATTTATCAGTGGGGGAATAGCAATAGATTATCTACTGCTTCTGACATGGAACTCAATGCTTCCGATGTGCTGAGTTTTATTAGG GAagtatctcttgcagatgtaCCATGTGTGATGACAATGATTCACGACTTTGAGGGTAGTCAAAAGTACAAGATGTGTTTTGGCTATAAGCAACAATTTGATTTGGTGTCTGACGATGGAGACGATCGAACCGTCTTGTATGAAATCAAGTCTGGATCAAAG GTTATTCCTGTTTCAGCTGTTGACTTATATGAGGAGACTCATGCTGAAGTCGTTCTCACTTATGGAC ACAACTCTTTGCATCGGAGCTTGTCTACTGTTGAGGATATTCCCGATGTCGAAATCAAGTGGAATCATGCACCATCAGCCATTG CTTGTGCATTTCCATATATGATGGGTTTTTCATCATCATCTATTGAAATTCGACTGGCGATTAATGGGAGTTTAGTGCACACATTGAAAATGCCTGATATTCGTTTGATTTCTGCCAAGAATGACCTAATTTTCTGCTCATCGGCTTCTGGAATTAAAGGATCGCCGCCTTGTAGTCACAAGCCAAAGTTTGGATCTCCGTCTAGGTTCGGTCGAATGAGAACTGCAGTGTCTGTAGCTTCTCTTGTGCCTTTGCCATCTGATTCAACGGAGAATTTTATTTATCGGATATCTGCTGACACATTGGCAGGGATCACCAGTGCTCCTAGGTCTCCTACAGTCAACAGCCCAACTCTTACTCCTCCTCCTCTGTCTCCACTTGTTCCTTTGGTAACTGGTGCTCCACAGGTACAAATATCACGACTTGCTTCATTGAAACGAGTTCGGGGAGCAAGACGGCAAACTGATTCTGTGTATAAGAGCTTGGAGGAGCTGGAGTTAGCTCTCAGCGAGTTGGAGTCTATTGACCTGAAGACACCAACGTCACCAGTTGCACCAACATTTTTGAGTTGTAGTCCTCTTCAATGA
- the LOC134190610 gene encoding LIM/homeobox protein Lhx4-like isoform X2 → MDETEGEETGLEGEDTTKPQSCAGCSRPIRGRYVYKVLEKTWHAGCVCCHDCRLPLSEKCYCRDELLFCKDHFYRRYGIKCTACGEGIPPTTLVRRAIDNVYHMHCFKCNTCERQLETGDEFFLMEDGKVVCKEDQEKAKDPDDAEFTVKRPRTSISTEQKDALKVVYAKNTRPTRTVREDLARATGLPARVVQVWFQNKRAKERRCQKETFELTKARQGSSKLKREGKSKTKSRTVSKRPRTTETQSSVSETEQHQGSRQSNRL, encoded by the exons ATGGATGAAACCGAAG GAGAGGAGACCGGACTGGAAGGCGAAGACACCACAAAACCACAGTCGTGTGCCGGCTGCTCGCGTCCAATACGCGGCCGATACGTCTACAAAGTCCTGGAGAAAACCTGGCATGCCGGTTGCGTCTGCTGCCATGACTGTCGACTCCCACTCAGTGAGAAATGCTATTGTCGTGACGAGCTGCTGTTTTGTAAAGACCACTTCTACAG GAGATATGGAATAAAGTGTACCGCGTGTGGAGAAGGAATACCGCCTACTACACTAGTCAGGAGAGCCATCGATAATGTCTATCATATGCACTGTTTCAAGTGTAATACATGTGAAAGACAACTTGAGACTGGAGACGAATTCTTCTTGATGGAGGATGGTAAAGTTGTCTGCAAGGAAGACCAAGAAAAGGCTAAAG ATCCTGATGATGCCGAATTTACTGTAAAACGTCCTAGAACAAGCATATCTACCGAACAAAAAGATGCGTTGAAAGTCGTCTATGCTAAGAATACTAGACCAACTCGAACAGTCAGAGAAGACCTTGCTAGAGCAACAGGACTCCCTGCAAGAGTTGTACAAGTCTGGTTTCAAAATAAGAGAGCAAAGGAAAGACGATGTCAGAAAGAAACATTTGAATTGACTAAGGCTAGACAAGGAAGCTCAAAGTTAAAGAGAGAAGGGAAAAGCAAGACAAAATCGCGAACAGTATCCAAACGACCAAG AACCACTGAGACACAATCTTCAGTATCAGAGACAGAACAACACCAAGGCTC GCGGCAGTCTAATAGACTCTGA
- the LOC134190608 gene encoding uncharacterized protein LOC134190608, translating into MDGGLVTFLLGVASLVLVTDATYLDGYTMTSCTSLVPPGSNPSSEQTEDGGYTISVNTTTYTPTTIYTVTLSATTVRFTAFMVQARRKGTGATAGRFVDSRSVLSSKKAHTLTCNKSQDSITNSNPDGTVYPVTVSFLWRAPKSAFMDICFKSSFVELPNIWYKALDVCISPIKMATHPPPTLGVVTTQKASVLITLVASTQATTKIPLKVLSTQAVTTVQSTTRKPTTIPPNQPRITVKPSKAELSRGSKAEFHCELSGTPPPTLIQWNREDTGSDLGSSNPLVVDNVQFSDQGVYVCQAIASGSTVSSFGILVIKEKPVIMIQPTGLTFVLGNRSDDIELMCDANGGNPVSVVWIKDGKPLIGQNKHKLTVPSVRTSDGVYNCNFTNPYGYTLSQNAVITVQVMPSFTVQPEDVWTTAGSRAVFVCQIDGNPAPTLQWYKDGSALTHRTSNMLVIADVEKLHEGQYWCISTNVVGSTTSRKATLTVITKVPTFIQQPQSQAVNYGTTLTLTCITLAHPPPKIQWLKDGVVITGANGETFMITSFTYNDEGNYSCNATNTLGYNISAAANVVVYTATPTFVRQPEGGIIHIGDPFTFTCIAKGVPIPEYTWYKSNKLLVGATSTTLQIKTAGVSDSTFYYCKVTNIAGHKISNPVYLIVNPPPTTVAPTYPTSNASNATTLMVIANASSATTTETTQTDKQIETSGAPSRQTSTGALKITTSTSPTIISATATINATATSGTEGGASSSVRVAAIVAPIVTILSLIIILLVVLLLLQHRRQKRQKSKGMDRLALTDHSEMDGISELGSTSGDKVYVDPVKESIKSSADLEQLLGRTPTYIHRINKSSAVDGPGLRSLLERVTSHPDDSDELNEVKKQFEDTPSNMVTIQKTPAGTESKNRYMNVLPNPHSAVRLIPLNDDPTTTYINANYVRGYSRKNKAYIATQGPIPSTRNDFWRMIWEQNVSIIIMTTGLVERGRMKCCQYWPDSHEKEATYGKYVVAVVNESQTDHYTIKTLTVRKDVQASDEDESENNQEQEIRLVKHYWFTAWPDFGIPRETGPILDFLSIIQKDSASLPGPVLIHCSAGIGRTGTFIGIEMGMQQYTKEGLVDPLQYMCSMRQDRGGSVQTADQYLFIHQALADFIARKEA; encoded by the exons ATGGACGGAGGTTTAGTGACGTTTCTTCTCGGCGTTGCGAGTTTGGTGTTGGTGACTGATGCAACGTACTTGGATGGATACACGATGACGTCGTGTACGTCTCTGGTACCTCCCGGTTCGAACCCGTCTTCCGAACAGACTGAAGACGGTGGCTACACAATTAgtgtcaatacaacaacatacacaccGACAACGATTTACACAG TGACCTTAAGTGCAACAACAGTGCGATTCACTGCTTTTATGGTACAAGCCCGAAGGAAGGGCACAGGGGCTACTGCTGGTAGGTTTGTAGACAGTCGCTCTGTCTTGTCAAGCAAGAAAGCTCATACGTTGACGTGCAACAAATCTCAG GACTCAATAACAAACTCAAACCCAGATGGCACGGTATATCCAGTAACTGTGTCGTTTTTGTGGCGTGCTCCCAAGTCTGCTTTCATGGATATTTGCTTTAA GAGCTCATTTGTAGAGCTACCAAATATTTGGTACAAAGCTCTGGATGTTTGCATCTCACCTATTAAAATGGCAACTCATCCG cCTCCAACATTGGGTGTTGTTACAACTCAAAAAGCCAGTGTTTTGATAACCCTAGTGGCATCAACTCAAGCAACAACTAAAATACCGTTGAAAGTATTATCAACTCAGGCAGTCACTACAGTTCAGTCTACAACACGAAAACCTACAACTATACCACCAA ATCAACCTAGGATAACAGTCAAGCCATCAAAGGCAGAGCTATCCAGAGGAAGTAAAGCAGAGTTTCACTGTGAACTATCGGGAACTCCACCTCCAACTCTGATACAATGGAATCGAGAAGACACGGGTTCTGATCTCGGCAGCAGCAATCCTCTCGTTGTTGACAACGTCCAGTTTTCAGATCAAGGCGTCTATGTTTGTCAAGCTATCGCTTCAGGATCAACAGTTTCAAGTTTTGGAATCCTAGTAATCAAAG AGAAACCTGTTATTATGATTCAACCGACTGGTTTGACTTTTGTGTTGGGCAATCGCTCAGATGATATTGAGCTAAT GTGTGATGCAAATGGAGGCAATCCTGTGTCAGTTGTTTGGATAAAGGACGGCAAGCCATTGATaggacaaaacaaacacaa ACTGACAGTGCCTTCTGTACGCACAAGTGACGGTGTGTACAACTGTAACTTTACTAATCCTTACGGTTACACACTCTCTCAGAATGCAGTCATTACAGTTCAAG TAATGCCaagctttactgtacagcctgAAGATGTCTGGACAACTGCGGGTAGTCgtgctgtgtttgtatgcCAAATAGATGGCAATCCTGCTCCAACACTACAG TGGTACAAGGATGGTAGTGCTCTGACTCATCGTACAAGCAATATGTTGGTAATTGCTGATGTTGAAAAACTCCATGAGGGTCAGTACTGGTGCATTTCAACAAACGTTGTTGGGTCTACTACTTCACGGAAAGCTACACTGACAGTCATTACAA AGGTTCCAACGTTTATCCAACAGCCTCAGTCTCAGGCTGTCAACTATGGCACTACACTGACATTGACTTGCATAACTCTTGCCCATCCACCACCTAAGATTCAG TGGTTGAAAGATGGTGTTGTAATTACTGGTGCTAATGGGGAAACGTTCATGATTACATCATTCACTTATAATGATGAAGGAAACTACTCATGCAACGCAACTAACACACTTGGCTACAATATATCAGCCGCAGcaaatgttgttgtttataCAG CAACTCCAACATTTGTTCGACAGCCTGAAGGTGGTATTATCCATATAGGCGATCCGTTTACCTTTACGTGCATTGCAAAGGGAGTACCAATTCCAGAATATACG TGGTACAAGTCTAATAAACTATTAGTTGGTGCAACATCGACTACATTACAGATCAAGACTGCTGGTGTGTCTGACAGCACTTTTTATTACTGTAAGGTGACGAACATAGCAGGCCACAAGATATCGAATCCAGTATATCTGATTGTCAATCCACCGCCAACAACAG TTGCACCCACATACCCCACAAGTAATGCTTCAAATGCAACAACTTTGATGGTCATTGCTAATGCATCATCCGCAACCACTACGGAAACAACTcaaacagataagcaaatAGAAACAAGTGGAGCACCTTCTAGACAAACTTCAACTGGAGCCTTGAAG ATAACGACGTCAACTTCACCAACTATAATATCTGCTACAGCAACAATCAATGCTACAGCAACTTCAGGAACTGAAGGAGGTGCATCTTCAAGTGTTCGTGTGGCAGCCATAGTAGCTCCCATTGTAACAATACTGAGCCTTATCATCATTTTGCTGGTCGTTCTTCTCTT GTTGCAACATCGACGACAAAAAAGGCAAAAGTCGAAGGGTATGGACCGACTTGCGTTGACCGATCATTCAGAAATGGATGGCATCTCTGAACTTGGCAGCACTTCAGGAGATAAGGTCTATGTTGATCCAGTCAAAGAAAGCATCAAATC AAGTGCAGATTTGGAGCAGCTTCTTGGAAGAACTCCAACGTACATACACAGAATCAACAA gtCTTCTGCCGTGGATGGTCCAGGTTTGCGAAGTCTCTTGGAACGAGTAACTTCTCATCCCGATGACTCGGATGAGCTCAACGAAGTCAAAAAACAATTTGAG GATACGCCCTCCAATATGGTGACTATACAGAAAACACCGGCCGGTACAGAATCTAAGAACAGATACATGAATGTTTTGCCAA ACCCCCACTCTGCGGTTCGTCTGATCCCTCTGAATGACGATCCGACAACCACATACATCAATGCGAATTATGTTCGA GGCTACAGCAGAAAGAACAAAGCATACATTGCCACTCAAG GTCCTATTCCTTCAACTCGAAACGACTTTTGGAGGATGATCTGGGAGCAGAACGTGTCCATCATCATAATGACTACTGGCTTAGTCGAGAGGGGTCGT ATGAAGTGCTGCCAGTATTGGCCGGATAGCCACGAGAAAGAG GCGACATACGGAAAATATGTAGTGGCCGTAGTCAATGAGTCTCAAACTGATCATTATACGATTAAAACATTGACAGTTAGAAAGGATGTCCAA GCATCTGATGAGGACGAGAGTGAGAACAACCAAGAGCAAGAGATCAGACTCGTGAAACACTATTGGTTCACTGCATGGCCCGACTTTG GAATTCCAAGAGAAACCGGTCCCATTCTTGACTTCCTTTCTATAATTCAAAAGGATTCAGCATCTTTGCCTGGTCCGGTTTTGATCCATTGCAG TGCTGGCATTGGAAGAACGGGAACGTTTATAGGGATTGAAATGGGGATGCAACAG TATACCAAGGAAGGCTTGGTTGATCCGTTGCAGTATATGTGCAGTATGCGTCAGGACAGAGGGGGTTCTGTTCAAACTGCT gacCAGTATCTTTTTATTCATCAAGCACTGGCTGACTTCATCGCTCGTAAAGAAGCCTAG